In a single window of the Elaeis guineensis isolate ETL-2024a chromosome 6, EG11, whole genome shotgun sequence genome:
- the LOC140858796 gene encoding uncharacterized protein produces MGQPHVGMWPNGRMAQQVHDPAWADCKHEAKHGRAQACAVHGPAQRMQAPKPNALHGPPWNTKCWVVHGGRVDQSRGPHVVYGLEVTHEGTNQVKEFKINMLVHKYELFKMEHDESITGMFTRFTDIINGLKSLGKSYTNSELVRKILRSLPRTWEAKVTAIQEAKDLNTLPLEKLLGSLMTHELSMKQHQEEEVKKKRTIALKSTAPPDEETDDTEDEEQDEEMALITRRFKKFLRKRKQGMRKRPFTKGEQSKEKEKDQPLICYECKKPGYFKFECPQLKKGPKKFKKKAMMATWSASDDSSSDEETSTEQANLCLMAHENETCTH; encoded by the exons ATGGGCCAGCCACATGTGGGCATGTGGCCCAATGGGCGCATGGCCCAACAGGTACACGACCCAGCATGGGCCGACTGCAAGCATGAGGCCAAGCACGGGCGCGCTCAGGCGTGCGCGGTGCACGGGCCGGCCCAGCGCATGCAAGCGCCCAAGCCCAATGCCCTGCATGGTCCACCATGGAATACAAAATGTTGGGTGGTTCATGGAGGCCGTGTGGACCAATCACGTGGTCCACATGTGGTCTATGG gttagaagtaacccatgagggaaccaatcaagtaaaagagtttaaaataaacatgcttgtgcataaatatgaattgttcaaaatggagcatgatgagtccataactggaatgtttactcgctttactgatattattaatggtttaaagagtcttggtaagtcctatactaacagtgagcttgtaagaaagattcttaggtccttgccaagaacttgggaagccaaagtgactgccatccaagaagccaaggacttgaacactctacctctagaaaagcttcttggatctttgatgactcatgagctaagcatgaagcaacatcaagaggaagaagtcaaaaagaaaagaaccattgccctcaaatccacagctccaccagatgaagaaactgatgacactgaagatgaagaacaggatgaagagatggcactcatcacccgaagatttaaaaaatttttgagaaaaagaaaacaggggatgaggaagaggccattcacaaaaggggaacaaagcaaagaaaaagagaaagaccaaccccttatctgctacgagtgcaagaagccgggatacttcaaattcgaatgtccacaactgaagaaaggtcccaagaagttcaagaagaaggccatgatggccacatggagtgcgagtgatgactcaagctcagatgaggaaacctcaaccgaacaagctaacctgtgccttatggcacacgagaATGAG acttgcacacattag